In the genome of Chlamydia trachomatis A/HAR-13, one region contains:
- a CDS encoding YihY/virulence factor BrkB family protein: MLRPPSFLKKLLSSVRNNFIIKSILKAPKVLYHNEASKEACVLSYYGLFSCVPILVFFLRLSQYLFISLDWKEWLLLHFPDYKAPILAIIEAAYSTTSNIGVVLVSSFFVFCWAGILMLQSLEDGLNKIFCSGITQASLKRLISYLVITLVSPMIFIIVCGSWIYITQILPINYPQLFSFSHSMAFIYIVSRLLPYALLYGILFCCYAFLSRVPTKKSAAFFAATIAGSAWILSQKIFFCLQLHLFNYSFTYGALVALPSFLLLLYLYAIIYLFGGALTFLFQNKGFSILIPKEEIFPSSYFKFILCVYVLSLITEHFDNALPPPSANYLANKAKASIGETSQCLDILEREGMILKYKEGYKPSHNIANLHINTIFDQLTKSPAFSKICSPSLIPIQDALTHILTEIKKNSHNLSLSEIAKKVNS, translated from the coding sequence ATGTTGCGCCCTCCGTCTTTTCTTAAAAAGCTTCTCTCTTCTGTTCGCAACAATTTCATCATCAAATCTATCCTAAAAGCTCCTAAAGTTCTTTATCACAACGAGGCTTCTAAAGAAGCCTGCGTTCTAAGCTATTATGGACTATTCAGTTGTGTTCCTATATTGGTCTTCTTCCTCAGGCTTTCTCAATACCTATTCATTAGTTTAGACTGGAAAGAGTGGTTACTCCTCCACTTTCCCGATTACAAAGCGCCGATCTTGGCAATTATTGAAGCAGCTTACTCAACAACTAGCAATATCGGAGTGGTTCTTGTCAGTAGTTTCTTTGTCTTCTGCTGGGCAGGTATTCTGATGCTACAATCTTTAGAAGATGGGCTAAATAAAATCTTCTGTTCAGGAATCACTCAAGCTTCTTTAAAGAGACTAATTAGCTATCTAGTTATCACTCTTGTTAGCCCCATGATCTTTATTATTGTTTGCGGATCTTGGATCTATATTACACAGATTCTACCTATCAACTACCCCCAACTATTTAGTTTCAGCCATTCCATGGCTTTTATTTACATTGTTTCACGATTACTTCCCTATGCTCTTCTGTACGGGATTCTCTTTTGTTGCTATGCATTCCTCTCTAGAGTCCCCACCAAGAAATCTGCAGCTTTTTTTGCAGCAACTATAGCTGGTAGTGCATGGATCCTCTCTCAAAAAATCTTCTTTTGCCTCCAGCTCCACCTTTTTAATTATAGCTTCACTTACGGAGCTCTAGTTGCTTTACCCTCTTTTCTTCTCCTTCTTTACCTCTATGCTATTATCTATTTGTTTGGAGGAGCCTTAACCTTCTTATTCCAAAACAAAGGTTTTAGCATTTTAATCCCTAAAGAAGAAATTTTCCCAAGTAGCTATTTCAAGTTCATTTTATGTGTGTATGTTCTTTCCCTAATCACAGAACACTTTGATAATGCTCTCCCTCCTCCCAGTGCAAACTATCTTGCTAACAAAGCCAAAGCTTCTATTGGAGAAACCTCTCAATGTTTAGATATTTTAGAAAGAGAGGGTATGATTCTTAAATACAAAGAGGGCTATAAGCCTTCTCATAACATTGCGAACCTTCATATCAACACCATCTTCGATCAGCTTACTAAGTCCCCTGCTTTTTCTAAAATCTGCTCCCCCTCTCTTATTCCTATACAGGATGCGCTGACTCATATACTTACTGAAATCAAAAAGAACTCGCATAACCTTTCCCTTTCAGAAATTGCTAAAAAAGTGAATTCATGA
- a CDS encoding amino acid ABC transporter permease, producing the protein MEHYLLTAKLLLRGCGYTLLITAISLVCGFVLGWGIGTVNSRYFPCRISKFLGNFYVVAVRGTPLFIQILIVYFGLPSLIKVNLSPLVAGLIALTLNSAAYLAENVRAGINALPVQQWEAAKVLGYTGPQIFLHILYPQVFKNILPSLTNEFVSLIKESSILMVVGVPELTKVTKDIVARELNPMEMYLICAGLYLIMTSAFSYFARLSEKESA; encoded by the coding sequence GTGGAACACTATTTGCTAACAGCAAAATTACTTCTTCGCGGGTGCGGATACACCCTATTGATTACAGCTATTTCTTTGGTGTGTGGGTTTGTACTGGGCTGGGGTATAGGAACTGTGAATTCTCGGTACTTCCCTTGTCGTATATCTAAATTTTTAGGGAATTTTTATGTAGTGGCGGTTCGAGGAACACCGCTGTTCATTCAAATTTTGATTGTGTATTTCGGATTGCCTTCTTTGATCAAAGTTAATTTATCCCCACTGGTGGCCGGACTGATCGCCCTAACCTTGAATTCTGCTGCTTACTTAGCTGAAAATGTGCGTGCGGGGATCAATGCGCTACCTGTTCAACAATGGGAGGCAGCAAAAGTGTTGGGGTATACAGGACCACAGATCTTCTTGCATATATTGTATCCTCAAGTTTTTAAAAATATTCTTCCTTCTCTAACGAATGAGTTTGTTTCTTTAATCAAAGAGAGCAGCATTCTTATGGTAGTAGGAGTTCCTGAATTAACAAAAGTCACTAAAGACATTGTAGCTCGGGAACTCAACCCTATGGAGATGTATTTAATCTGTGCAGGGCTTTATTTGATAATGACCTCTGCTTTTTCTTATTTTGCTAGATTATCAGAGAAGGAGTCTGCATGA
- a CDS encoding SUMF1/EgtB/PvdO family nonheme iron enzyme — protein MEERAAVEYWGDYKVIAELGHGLWSRDVLAEHRFIKKRYILKILPSELSSSENFMRVFQEVIVQLAAIRHASLVAIENVSREGDRYFVVTEENGGTISLAQYLSGRKLSEEEVVHLIQQLCDALELVHSIGLAHGQIHLHSVHVSFFNGIANIYLPEVGFASLLRERMFSTIMQSGSARESITRIRDLLMFEAPEEQEVFGREADVYSVGVLAYYLLVGSFPWGSFPKPSLCMPDSWYDWDGFILSCLQQQREARPKCLREALRRKTSGEQLQVTLDSCREPLREMEIEDTPTELGPPSALIREGERLCEVKEEQHAFVLVEAKSIDEAMVTTVDSEEELESSEGYVNPLQSLLAREPVVSRYVEVEREEIKPQPLLTEMIFIEGGEFSRGSGDGQRDELPVHNITLPGFFLDIHPVTNEQFVRFLECVGSEQDEHYNELIRLKDSRIQRRSGRLIIEPGYAKHPVVGVTWYGASSYACWIGKRLPSEAEWEVAASGGKLGLRYPTGEEIDKSKANFFSSDTTPVMSYPSSILGLYDMAGNVYEWCQDWYSYDFYESSALEPDAPLGPPQGVYRVLRGGCWKSLKDDLRCAHRHRNNPGAINSTYGFRCAKDVK, from the coding sequence ATGGAAGAGCGAGCCGCAGTTGAATATTGGGGAGACTACAAAGTAATCGCAGAACTCGGACATGGATTGTGGAGCCGAGATGTGCTTGCGGAACATCGATTCATTAAAAAGCGTTATATTCTCAAGATACTGCCTTCGGAACTTTCCTCTTCAGAAAATTTTATGCGAGTTTTTCAGGAAGTGATTGTTCAATTGGCTGCCATTCGTCATGCAAGCTTGGTGGCTATCGAAAATGTGTCGCGAGAAGGGGATCGGTATTTTGTTGTTACTGAAGAAAATGGAGGGACTATTTCTCTTGCGCAGTATTTGTCTGGAAGGAAACTGTCTGAAGAAGAAGTAGTGCATTTGATTCAGCAACTGTGCGATGCACTAGAGCTTGTGCATAGTATTGGGTTAGCCCATGGTCAGATTCATTTACATTCGGTACACGTTTCTTTCTTTAATGGGATAGCTAATATCTATCTTCCAGAAGTCGGCTTTGCTTCTTTGCTCAGAGAACGCATGTTTTCCACTATCATGCAGTCTGGATCAGCGCGAGAGAGTATTACACGTATTCGTGACTTGTTGATGTTTGAGGCTCCTGAAGAACAAGAGGTCTTTGGTCGAGAGGCCGATGTTTACTCCGTTGGTGTATTAGCTTATTATTTATTAGTAGGATCTTTTCCTTGGGGATCTTTCCCTAAGCCTTCGCTTTGCATGCCTGATAGCTGGTATGATTGGGATGGGTTTATCTTAAGTTGTTTACAACAACAACGGGAAGCTCGCCCTAAATGTTTACGAGAGGCTTTAAGGAGAAAGACGTCAGGAGAACAGCTGCAGGTTACGCTTGACAGCTGTCGCGAGCCTCTACGTGAAATGGAAATAGAAGACACTCCTACAGAGTTGGGACCCCCTTCCGCTCTTATTCGGGAAGGAGAAAGGCTGTGTGAAGTTAAGGAAGAGCAGCATGCTTTTGTATTAGTAGAGGCCAAGTCGATCGATGAGGCGATGGTTACCACTGTAGATTCAGAGGAAGAGCTTGAGAGTAGCGAGGGATATGTGAACCCTCTTCAATCCCTGTTAGCAAGGGAGCCTGTAGTGAGTCGCTATGTAGAAGTGGAAAGAGAAGAGATTAAGCCGCAACCATTATTGACGGAAATGATCTTCATTGAGGGAGGGGAGTTCTCTCGAGGAAGTGGGGATGGTCAACGAGATGAGTTGCCTGTACACAATATTACTTTACCAGGGTTTTTCTTGGACATTCATCCTGTTACCAATGAGCAGTTTGTCCGGTTTTTAGAATGCGTAGGAAGTGAGCAAGACGAACACTACAATGAGCTCATTCGTTTGAAAGATTCGAGAATTCAACGTCGATCAGGCCGACTGATCATTGAGCCAGGGTATGCTAAGCATCCTGTTGTAGGAGTAACTTGGTATGGAGCTTCTTCTTATGCTTGTTGGATAGGTAAGCGGTTGCCTTCAGAAGCTGAATGGGAGGTAGCAGCCTCAGGAGGAAAGCTAGGGTTGCGGTACCCTACCGGGGAAGAAATAGATAAAAGCAAAGCAAATTTCTTTAGTTCGGATACTACTCCAGTTATGAGCTATCCTTCTAGTATACTGGGTCTTTATGATATGGCTGGCAATGTGTATGAATGGTGCCAAGACTGGTATAGTTATGATTTTTATGAGAGTTCTGCTTTAGAGCCAGATGCTCCTTTAGGGCCTCCTCAAGGGGTCTACCGTGTGTTGCGAGGAGGATGTTGGAAAAGTCTAAAAGATGATCTACGTTGTGCACATCGCCATCGAAATAATCCTGGGGCTATTAACAGTACCTACGGGTTTCGTTGTGCGAAAGATGTAAAATAA
- a CDS encoding YecA family protein — protein MLKKPNRNDPCPCGSGKKYKQCCLKSQALTARHTPEGKFKFSITASPAAGASTEGFTKLFRQSADSYTSEQKEGMSRFLITKNKEPIGKRAIRKAKAKEERIISEKLSQHEFQVMDTEVSGEDIQSSLDYEQFLPTEEDYRVQKEEDS, from the coding sequence ATGTTGAAAAAGCCTAATAGAAACGATCCTTGTCCTTGTGGGTCTGGGAAGAAGTATAAGCAGTGTTGTTTGAAATCACAAGCTCTAACTGCTCGCCATACTCCTGAAGGGAAGTTTAAGTTTTCTATAACAGCTTCGCCTGCCGCAGGCGCTTCCACGGAAGGTTTCACAAAACTGTTTCGCCAATCAGCGGATTCTTATACCTCAGAACAAAAAGAGGGGATGAGTCGGTTTCTTATTACTAAAAATAAGGAACCTATAGGGAAACGCGCGATTCGCAAGGCTAAGGCAAAAGAAGAGCGCATCATTTCAGAGAAACTAAGCCAGCACGAATTTCAAGTGATGGATACAGAAGTATCGGGAGAAGATATACAGTCTTCACTAGATTATGAACAGTTTCTTCCTACAGAAGAAGACTACCGTGTGCAGAAAGAGGAAGATTCATAA
- a CDS encoding L-threonylcarbamoyladenylate synthase, with amino-acid sequence MFSQQIEESIKAGQVFAFPTDTVYGLGVSFHILDADQRLFALKHRSSQKALSVYVSSLEELEAVAQQSLGASSRKIIQKFLPGPLTLITKHNNPRFPQKTLGFRIVNHPIVQQIIQKVGPFLATSANLSGFPSAVSADEVKQDFPEEDIVMISGECSIGLESTVIDPEERIVYRESAISIAEIETVLGAPCANLSKELGFREKIGIHVVKTPADLCSFLLSRPHFKGVICYQPHPHTFYSVLRQALRSPTQEIIFVYDLCNTEYPILSRFLGVSYDSGYAL; translated from the coding sequence GTGTTTTCGCAACAGATTGAGGAGAGCATTAAGGCGGGGCAAGTTTTTGCCTTCCCTACAGATACAGTATATGGTTTGGGAGTGTCTTTTCATATCCTTGATGCTGATCAGCGATTATTTGCTCTTAAGCACAGATCTTCCCAAAAAGCTCTGTCCGTCTATGTCTCATCTTTAGAAGAATTAGAGGCTGTTGCCCAACAGTCTTTAGGAGCATCTTCGAGAAAGATAATTCAAAAGTTTCTTCCTGGGCCTCTTACCTTGATTACAAAACATAATAATCCGAGATTTCCTCAGAAAACACTGGGATTCAGGATTGTTAATCATCCTATAGTGCAGCAGATCATTCAAAAAGTAGGGCCGTTTCTTGCTACTTCAGCGAATCTATCCGGCTTTCCTTCTGCAGTTTCTGCTGATGAGGTAAAACAAGATTTCCCGGAAGAAGATATCGTAATGATTTCAGGAGAATGTTCTATAGGGTTGGAGTCTACAGTAATCGATCCTGAGGAGCGAATTGTTTATCGTGAGAGTGCTATTTCTATTGCAGAAATAGAAACTGTATTGGGGGCTCCATGTGCTAATCTGTCTAAGGAACTAGGGTTTAGAGAAAAAATAGGTATCCATGTTGTAAAAACCCCCGCAGATTTATGTAGTTTTCTTTTGTCTAGACCTCATTTTAAGGGTGTTATTTGCTATCAGCCTCATCCTCATACTTTTTATTCTGTTCTAAGGCAGGCTTTACGCTCTCCTACACAAGAAATCATTTTCGTTTACGATTTGTGCAATACAGAATATCCAATTCTTTCACGTTTTCTAGGAGTGAGTTATGATAGTGGATATGCATTGTGA
- a CDS encoding ABC transporter substrate-binding protein, whose amino-acid sequence MYVRSIFFSIIAFLTVGCSFSPPESGLIIAIHDDPRSLSPEKGENAFHFSLSKALFATLFREELSGLTPALVSSYQISEDGRFYRFCIRKDAKWSDGSLLLAEDVIAAWEHTKQAGRYSLLFEKLSFRASSSSEILIELKEPEPQLLAILASPFFAVYRPENPFLSSGPFMPKTYVQGQTLVLQKNPYYYDHAHVELHSIDFRIIPNIYTALHLLRRGDVDWVGQPWHQGIPFELRTTSALYTHYPVDGTFWLILNPKDPVLSSLSNRQRLIAAIQKEKLVKQALGTQYRVAESSPSPEGIIAHQEASTPFPGKITLIYPNNITRCQRLAEVLQEQCRDAGIQLTLEGLEYHVFVQKRATQDFSVSTATSIAFHPLAKSKFDQTALDNFTCLPLYHIEYDYILSRPLDQIVHYPSGSVDLTYAHFH is encoded by the coding sequence ATGTATGTTCGCTCTATCTTTTTTAGTATTATCGCCTTCCTAACGGTCGGATGCTCCTTTTCTCCTCCAGAATCGGGCTTAATCATAGCCATTCACGATGATCCTCGCTCTCTTTCTCCAGAAAAAGGAGAAAATGCTTTCCATTTTTCTTTGTCCAAGGCTTTATTTGCTACTCTCTTCAGAGAAGAGCTCTCTGGATTAACCCCTGCTCTGGTCTCCTCCTATCAAATTTCGGAAGACGGGCGGTTTTATCGTTTTTGTATTCGTAAAGATGCTAAGTGGAGTGACGGCTCTCTTTTACTTGCAGAAGATGTAATAGCTGCTTGGGAACACACTAAACAAGCTGGGCGATATTCCCTACTTTTTGAAAAGCTATCTTTTCGAGCCTCTTCTTCTTCAGAAATCCTTATTGAACTCAAAGAACCCGAGCCTCAACTATTGGCGATATTAGCCTCTCCGTTTTTTGCTGTGTATCGTCCAGAAAATCCTTTTCTTTCTTCTGGACCTTTTATGCCAAAAACCTATGTGCAAGGGCAAACGCTCGTTCTACAAAAAAACCCTTATTACTATGACCATGCGCATGTGGAATTACATTCCATAGACTTTCGCATCATTCCCAACATTTACACAGCTCTACACCTCTTAAGAAGAGGTGACGTGGATTGGGTGGGGCAGCCTTGGCACCAAGGGATTCCTTTTGAGCTTCGGACTACCTCTGCTCTCTACACCCATTACCCTGTAGATGGCACATTCTGGCTTATTCTTAATCCCAAAGATCCTGTACTTTCCTCTCTATCTAATCGTCAGCGATTGATTGCTGCCATCCAAAAGGAAAAACTGGTGAAGCAAGCTTTAGGAACACAATATCGAGTAGCTGAAAGCTCTCCATCTCCAGAGGGAATCATAGCTCATCAAGAAGCTTCTACTCCTTTTCCTGGGAAAATTACTTTGATATATCCCAATAATATTACGCGCTGTCAGCGTTTGGCCGAGGTATTGCAAGAACAATGCCGAGACGCAGGTATCCAGCTGACTCTTGAAGGACTCGAATACCATGTATTTGTTCAAAAACGAGCCACTCAAGATTTCTCTGTCTCCACAGCAACTTCTATAGCTTTCCATCCCCTTGCTAAATCTAAGTTCGATCAAACGGCTCTAGACAATTTCACTTGTCTGCCCTTGTACCACATAGAATATGATTATATTTTGAGCAGACCGCTAGATCAAATTGTTCACTATCCTTCAGGTAGTGTTGATTTGACCTATGCACACTTTCACTAG
- a CDS encoding queuosine precursor transporter gives MLNETLFVLQILVVIGFGAFFAARNLIMLAAWASLLSIIMNIFVSKQIVLFGFEVTAADVYVIGLFSCLNCSREFWGKESTRKVIFVSWCSTLSFLILTQLHLHLKPSPGDISQLHYEALFAPSLRIISASVITTMIVQFVDFKVFGWLKKHSQGRVFGLRSACSVALSQSIDTVIFSFLGLYGLVANLPDVMMFSLLSKGTALLLASPCVALAKVFYNRLNKEEAHF, from the coding sequence ATGTTAAACGAGACATTATTTGTATTGCAAATCCTTGTAGTTATTGGGTTCGGAGCTTTTTTTGCTGCGCGTAATCTAATTATGTTAGCGGCATGGGCCTCATTGCTTTCCATTATCATGAACATTTTTGTATCAAAGCAAATCGTGTTATTCGGATTCGAAGTAACTGCAGCGGATGTTTACGTGATAGGGCTGTTTTCTTGCTTGAATTGTTCGAGAGAATTCTGGGGGAAGGAGTCTACAAGAAAAGTGATTTTTGTTTCTTGGTGCAGCACGCTTTCTTTTCTAATCCTGACACAACTCCATCTCCATCTTAAGCCTTCTCCAGGAGATATCAGCCAACTGCACTATGAAGCTCTATTCGCCCCTTCTCTTCGGATTATTTCAGCATCAGTGATCACAACGATGATTGTGCAGTTTGTTGATTTTAAGGTGTTTGGTTGGCTGAAAAAACATTCGCAAGGACGGGTCTTTGGATTGCGTTCCGCATGCTCCGTTGCGCTTTCTCAAAGCATAGACACCGTAATTTTTTCTTTTCTAGGTTTGTATGGACTCGTTGCTAACTTACCAGATGTCATGATGTTTTCTTTGTTATCCAAAGGGACGGCTCTTTTGTTAGCTTCTCCTTGTGTGGCTCTAGCCAAGGTTTTTTATAATCGCTTGAATAAAGAAGAAGCACACTTTTAA
- a CDS encoding alpha/beta hydrolase, which translates to MSYSFFRRKLAGIEFIECPGDPEAPVIIFCHGYGASADHLTFFPTMCVCANLRPTWVFPHGIEQLPYQLGGGRAWFPLDTVLFEKLISSQEITPDTDRLYQQLLDVDFEKPKQALEGLIHDLERDRSEVIIGGFSQGAMMTTHLMLSSRLPYRGALICSGAAVPNQSWEENASLCGKTPYIQSHGYDDPILPYFLGERLYKVLTASLKGEMVSFHGGHEIPVVMMQKIQESIALWSQLT; encoded by the coding sequence ATGAGCTATTCTTTTTTTCGTCGAAAGCTTGCTGGGATAGAATTTATAGAGTGTCCTGGAGATCCTGAAGCTCCTGTGATCATTTTTTGTCACGGGTATGGCGCAAGTGCCGATCATCTTACTTTTTTCCCAACCATGTGCGTGTGCGCCAATTTGCGTCCCACATGGGTCTTCCCTCATGGTATAGAACAGCTTCCCTACCAGTTGGGAGGGGGACGAGCTTGGTTTCCATTGGATACCGTTCTTTTTGAAAAATTGATTTCTTCTCAGGAAATCACTCCAGATACGGATCGTTTATATCAGCAGCTATTGGATGTAGACTTTGAAAAGCCTAAACAGGCTTTAGAGGGTCTTATTCACGATTTGGAAAGAGATCGATCGGAAGTGATTATTGGAGGTTTTAGTCAGGGAGCTATGATGACGACGCATCTGATGCTTTCTTCGCGGCTTCCTTATCGAGGTGCTTTGATTTGCTCTGGAGCAGCCGTTCCGAATCAATCTTGGGAAGAAAATGCGTCTTTATGTGGGAAAACTCCTTATATACAAAGTCATGGGTACGATGATCCTATTTTGCCCTATTTCTTAGGGGAGCGGTTATATAAGGTTTTAACAGCTTCTTTAAAAGGCGAGATGGTTTCTTTTCATGGAGGACATGAAATTCCTGTTGTTATGATGCAAAAGATACAGGAAAGCATCGCGCTATGGAGTCAGTTGACATAA
- a CDS encoding amino acid ABC transporter ATP-binding protein gives MTVEVKDLTVAVKGKEILSNVSFSLVPGRITLFIGRSGSGKTTILRSLVGLTPISSGSISVVGDPPGFVFQQPELFPHMTVLDNCAHPQMIVKKLREREAKDKALDLLGMLELREYASSYPHQLSGGQRQRVAIARALALDMRTILFDEPTSALDPFSASKFLQIVLSLKEQGMTIAISTHDILFINQCLDRVYLVDKGQIIDAYDSLHDDPQANSFVKQYLSLQEGPTGSDE, from the coding sequence ATGACTGTTGAAGTTAAAGATTTGACTGTAGCTGTGAAGGGTAAAGAGATCCTTTCCAACGTCTCTTTTTCTCTAGTCCCCGGGCGAATCACTTTGTTCATCGGGAGAAGTGGGTCTGGGAAAACAACAATTTTACGTTCTTTGGTAGGCTTAACTCCTATTTCCAGCGGTAGTATTTCTGTCGTAGGAGATCCTCCAGGTTTTGTTTTTCAACAACCAGAGCTGTTTCCTCACATGACAGTACTGGATAATTGTGCGCATCCTCAGATGATAGTCAAAAAACTTAGGGAGAGAGAAGCTAAGGATAAGGCCTTAGATCTTCTTGGTATGCTGGAGCTCAGAGAATATGCATCCAGCTATCCTCATCAGTTATCTGGAGGGCAGAGACAGCGAGTAGCAATTGCTCGTGCTCTTGCTCTTGATATGAGAACGATTCTCTTTGATGAGCCGACTTCTGCTTTGGATCCTTTTTCAGCCTCAAAGTTTCTTCAAATCGTTCTGTCTCTAAAAGAGCAGGGCATGACTATTGCGATCTCTACACATGATATACTATTCATTAATCAATGTTTGGATAGAGTGTATCTTGTAGATAAGGGGCAAATTATAGATGCTTACGATAGTCTGCATGACGATCCTCAAGCAAATAGTTTTGTGAAGCAGTATCTTTCTCTGCAAGAAGGGCCCACAGGATCCGATGAATAA
- a CDS encoding dipeptidase: MIVDMHCDMLSHKNFSSSDPAVRSSPDQLIEGGVGLQACALFTESQECTTLDEQNQLFFSLIEQDERLTPLSYEPQVERSLQVVRSIENASGLGSDAQPLQELFRKLLLLHEQGPLAYIGLVWNFANRFGGGILEPKRLSRDGKNLLELLHALAIPVDLSHCSDPLADDILDFTADKMPDMFVLASHSNFRAVQDIERNLLDVHAKEIFARDGVIGLNGVNYFVGASLEDIKKHIAHAQELGILDSLVLGTDFFYTEEEKFFPNFSTAKDHPKLHALIKEAIPIDKAQSLLEERAQRFLNRVVSAQKKVVNHIAF, encoded by the coding sequence ATGATAGTGGATATGCATTGTGATATGCTATCTCATAAAAACTTTTCCTCTTCAGACCCAGCGGTACGAAGCTCTCCTGATCAATTAATAGAGGGTGGAGTGGGATTGCAGGCCTGCGCCTTATTCACAGAATCACAAGAATGCACCACATTAGATGAACAAAACCAATTGTTCTTTTCTTTAATAGAGCAAGATGAGCGACTGACTCCACTATCTTACGAACCACAAGTAGAACGCTCTTTGCAGGTAGTTCGTAGTATTGAAAATGCTTCAGGTCTTGGCTCTGATGCTCAGCCTTTACAAGAACTATTTCGCAAGCTTTTGTTGTTACATGAACAGGGCCCCTTAGCCTATATAGGGCTTGTTTGGAATTTTGCAAATCGTTTTGGTGGTGGGATTTTAGAGCCTAAACGTTTGTCCAGAGATGGGAAAAATCTTTTGGAATTGTTGCATGCTCTAGCTATTCCAGTGGATCTTAGTCACTGCTCAGATCCTTTAGCGGATGATATTTTAGATTTTACTGCGGATAAAATGCCGGACATGTTCGTATTGGCTAGTCACTCCAATTTTCGCGCGGTTCAGGATATCGAGCGGAACTTATTAGATGTGCATGCTAAAGAGATTTTTGCAAGGGATGGGGTGATTGGGCTGAATGGAGTGAACTATTTTGTAGGAGCATCTTTGGAAGATATTAAAAAGCATATCGCTCATGCCCAAGAGTTAGGGATTTTAGATAGTTTAGTATTAGGAACAGACTTTTTTTATACTGAGGAAGAAAAGTTTTTCCCTAATTTTTCCACAGCAAAAGATCACCCTAAACTACACGCTTTGATTAAGGAGGCTATTCCTATAGACAAGGCGCAATCTCTGCTAGAGGAAAGAGCTCAGCGATTTTTGAATCGGGTAGTTTCGGCACAAAAGAAAGTTGTCAATCACATTGCGTTCTAG
- a CDS encoding class I SAM-dependent methyltransferase — MSRKPASNSSRNTKRASDTSWEVIAQDYNKAVDRDGHFYHKEVILPNLLSKLHISRSSSLVDVGCGQGILEKHLPKHLPYLGIDLSPSLLRFAKKSASSKSRRFLHHDMTQPVPADHHEQFSHATAILSLQNMESPEQAIAHTANLLAPQGRLFIVLNHPCFRIPRLSSWLYDEPKKLLSRKIDRYLSPVAVPIVVHPGEKHSETTYSFHFPLSYWVQALSNHNLLIDSMEEWISPKKSSGKRARAENLCRKEFPLFLFISALKISK, encoded by the coding sequence ATGTCCAGAAAACCGGCTTCTAACTCATCCCGGAACACCAAACGGGCCTCAGACACTTCCTGGGAAGTCATTGCCCAAGATTATAATAAAGCCGTTGATCGCGATGGACATTTCTATCATAAGGAAGTGATTCTCCCTAATCTCCTTTCTAAGCTACATATTTCCCGCTCATCGTCTCTGGTTGATGTAGGATGTGGTCAAGGGATTTTGGAGAAGCATTTACCCAAACATCTCCCTTATCTAGGAATCGATCTTTCCCCTAGTCTGCTGCGTTTTGCAAAGAAAAGCGCTTCCTCAAAATCACGTCGCTTTCTTCATCACGATATGACGCAACCGGTACCAGCAGATCATCATGAGCAGTTTTCCCATGCTACAGCAATCCTTTCTCTTCAGAATATGGAATCTCCAGAACAAGCTATCGCACACACAGCGAATCTTTTAGCTCCTCAAGGTAGGTTGTTTATTGTTCTCAACCATCCATGCTTTCGCATCCCTAGGCTTTCTTCATGGCTTTATGATGAGCCTAAAAAACTCTTATCTAGAAAAATAGACCGCTATCTCTCTCCTGTGGCGGTTCCTATCGTTGTGCATCCTGGAGAAAAACATTCTGAGACGACATATTCTTTCCATTTCCCCTTAAGCTATTGGGTACAAGCTTTATCTAATCACAATCTTCTGATTGATAGTATGGAAGAATGGATCTCCCCTAAAAAATCCTCAGGGAAGAGGGCTCGAGCAGAAAATCTTTGTCGCAAGGAGTTTCCGCTTTTCTTGTTTATCTCAGCATTAAAAATATCAAAATGA